In the Natronoglycomyces albus genome, CTCGACCGCCGGGACGCATTCGATGAGCCTCACAGGGCCCAGCCCGAAGCGCCGCACCCGGCTGGGCACAACCCCGATGAGCCACCCACCGCGCCATCGGCGCGCACCCAGCCGCATCCCCGCGAAGAATCGGCCGACCACGACCCTGGCTTGGCATTCCCCGAGAATCAATGGCCGCGCCTGAGCACCGACGTGCACAACATCATCGACCAGGTCGCCGCTCCCAAAGACACCGAAGCCGAGTTCGGGGCCCAATACCCGAGCGACCCCGCCACCCCACCGAACCCAGACCACTCACCTGAGAACACACCGGCGTTCACCTCCTACTTCGACCGGCCACCGGCCGCTGGACCAGCCCACCCCGGATCGAACCACCGCCAAGAGGACCCAACGGCCGACTCCGGCCTCAGCCTCACCCAAGAAGTCTGGGAAGGCTACTGGGACGAAAATCAAGGACATCCGCCCGAAATCCTGCCCTCCACCGACGAAACCGCCGTGCTCGACCAGCGCAAAAACAGTGAACCCTCCACAGGCGGTCACGACGAAGACCCCAAGCCCGAACCCGCCGCCTCACTGTTCGAACCCGCCTCACCGCCGAAGGAAACCGCCGAACCCACCACAGCGGCCGAGCCGACCCAGACACCCCCCAACGACCGGCCAGCCGCCGGCATCCCCCAAGCCGGGCGGCCACACATAGGCCGCCCCCAACTGGGACGCCCCCAACCGGGCCGCCCACCCGAGGGCACCTCTGAGACCGACTACTCTGAGACCGGCTCGCCCGTAGGCTCGATCGACTACCGGTCGACCCGAGGTGAGGAACAGCCCTAACCGGGCTGCGAAGCCACCAAAGAACACCGGCCCGCCTCGCCCTCCCACAGCGGCGGACCCGAACGAGAACCTGTGCGAAACCACACCGACGACAAAACCCGCTGGGCCGGAGACCACCTGTGACGACCGCTCTTATCCTGCCTGGTCACCTACCAGGCACCCACGTGCAAGCCCAGATTCGCGCCGCCGGCGTCGACCAAGTGCGCCAGATCGACCCCTCCACCGATGACCCCTGGGAAGCCATCGTCGACGCCGCCATCACAGCGGCCGACAACAACACCGGCGCCCTCTACATCGCCACCAGCGACCTAGTCGCCTCCGACGTCACCATCGGGGCGGTCCTCGCCGACTCCTCCCGCCGCTCCGGCCTCCTACTAGGCGTCGACGACGCCGCAGCCGCCCCCGTGACCGTCGACCGCGGCCTCGTCACCGGACCCGGCCCCGGCCCATGGCGCTCCGGCGCCCTAGCCAAGATCTCGCTCGCGCACCTGAAACAACTGCGCGAACACTGGAACCGCGACCACCCCGAAGGCACCGATGCGTTCGAACGCATCGTCGCCACCCTCTGGGCCGCCGCCATCCCCGTCACCGCCTACCGCACCCCCGGCCTGCCCCACCGCCGTGCCACCAGCGACGCCGAAGCAGCCACCACCCGCGAAACCATAGACGCCATCGACCTCGACGCATGGCGACTCGACGGCGCGGTCAAAAAAGACGACGACATCTTCGCGACCTACTGCGTCTCCAGCTGGTCGCCCCTCCTGGTACGGGCCGCCGCCAAACTCAAACTACAACCCACCCTCATCACCTGGGTCTCCATCCTGTTCGCCGCAGCCGCCGCCGGCCTCTACGCCACCATGGCCGACAGCGCAAGCCCAACGATCTGGTTCATCGTGGCCGGAACCCTGGTCTACTTCAGCTTCGTGTTCGACTGCGTCGACGGCCAACTAGCCCGATACACGCAAAACTTCTCCTCCTTCGGCGGCTGGCTCGACATGATCGCCGACCGCAGCAAGGAATACGCCATCTACGCGGGCCTCGCCGCCGGAGCCACCGCCACCGGCGTCGACAACGCCTGGCTCATCGCACTGACGGCCATGGTCGTACAAACAATCCGCCACACCATCGACACCTGGTACGCCGTCCTACTCGACACCGCCGTGGTCCAACAAGCCCAACGCCGCGAATCCGAAACCGACCCGGCCACCCGCTCCGCCGCCCTCGGCAGCCGCCTCGGCGCGGCCTCGAACCACATCATGTCCGACCGCGGCTCCCTGCTCTACTGGACCAAACGCACCCTTGTCGCCGGAGTGGGCGACCGCTGGATCGTGCTCGTCGTGGCCACCATCGCCTTTGGCCCCTACATCGCCCTGTGCATCCTGCTGGGATGGCAACTATTCGCCCTGGCCTACACCTCCGCGTGGCGATTCCTACGCGCCCTCGCCGCCCGCACCGCCGCCTTCGCCCGCCCCGACATCGCCGCCCACCGTGACGACGGCATCGCCGGAGGCTTCCCCTGGAGCCACGCCCCCGGCACCTACACCCTCCTCGGCGTCGCCACCGCCGCCCTGGCCGTGGCCATGGCACTATACGACCAGCCCTACCCCGCCCTCGCCACCGCCGCCATTGCCCTCGTACTCGGCTTCGGAGGCTCCCGCGCCGCCCACGACGGGTACTTCCATTGGGTGATTCCCGCCGGGCTACGAGCCATCGAATTCGGCGTCATCTCCACCGCAGCCTTCGTCGCCGAAGTACCCTACCCGGCCCTATTCCTCCTCCTAGCCGTCATCGCCCTGTACTTCTACGACCTAGCCGCCGGACTCGACAAAGCCGCATCCCCCGTCACCGACCGACGCTGGGGACTGGGCTGGCCCCAGCGCGCCGCGCTCATCCTCATCCCCGCCCTCGTCGACAGCGTATGGAACACCTCCATCACGACCTGGGCAGTCATGGCGCTGGCGACGTATGTGGCAGTGGTCTTTATCGGCAACGCGGTACGAGGGATGCTGGCACCTAGCTTGTGACACCGGTATGGCCAAGATCATTTTGGAGTTCTCGCATCCGCTGAGGCGCGGGTCATTCCTGCGCTGGCCAACCCCTTGGCCCCTCGGTGGGGCACTTTGGTGTTGTGAGGGGCGCGGCGAGTAACTCGTGGGTTGGGGCCTCAACGGTGCGCGCATTTGTTGTGACAGAACGGGAACGGCCACGGTAAGATACTCATAGGCTTATTCCAAAGTGGGTTAGCCCAAGTGCGACCCGGTCGCCGCGAATGTGCAATGGGAACTAAACGGGCCCGCTGTGGGCTCCACCGGCCAAGCACCAGCAATGGCGTGAATCGGTGAAGTAGAGGCAGGATCTCAGTCCTTCTGTCGGAATTTATGAGTGACAACGGCTACCGTGTAATGGTGAAGAAGAAGTACCGAGTCATACGCACGCTCGTCGGCACCGCGATGGTGTCGGCGGCGGCTTGCTTGGTGCTCGTTTTCGGTGCCTTCATGATGAATTCCTCTGAGCAGACTCCCGACTCGCAATGGGAGCTAGCCGACCGCACGACGCCGATGCCGACCGATCCCGAACCCGATGGCACATTCGCGCCCGAAGAAGTTCCCTCCGAAGACCCGACCGATCCCGACGCCTCGCCCGGTTCTCCTGACCAGGACAAGGGGGAGCCCGGCGGTTCAGGGCCGGGGGTGCCCGAGGAGGACACCGACAAGCGGGGCGGTCCCGGAGTGTTGAACATGTCGCTTCCGGCTCAAGCCGGCCTGTCCATGGGGGTCATTGGTCTGGCGTTCCTGGCCCTGCTGCCGGGCCGCAAAATGCCTGACTACCTGCGTCACTAGTTTTCTAGCTGGAGCGTTTCCGCGCGGGCGGTGAGCTCCTGAATTCTCCCATCCACTAGGCGGACTGGGAGGCTTATGCAAAGGCACTGTCGGCTTTTTCGTCGGCTCGTTTAGAGCTCCTATCAGGTTTGTTTCCTTGGCGAGGACGGTGTGCTGTCAGTGCGTGGGGAGGCGGAGGCCCTTGTTCATACCCAGCGGGTATGGGCAAGGGCTGACAACGCGGCCAGGCGCGGCAGCACACCACCGCAGTAGGAAGAGAAACCTGATAGAAGCTCTTAGGAGCGTAAACTTCGCCTCCTGAGGCCTTGAACGTGCGCTTTTGCATACGTCTCAAGGTTTATGAATTAGTCACGGCACAAAAGAGGTGGGCCGCAACGGATATCCGTTGCGGCCCACCTCAACCGGTAGAACACACAGAAGCCAAGCTCACTGAAGAACTCGTCACGAGGCGACTTACAGCGCTGTCGACGGGGAGATCACAACCGTGTCCGCCTGAGGGCGACCCAGGTTAAGCCCCTGTCCAGCGCTTGGGCCGCTAACACGTTCGCAGGTGGCGCCAGGGGCCCCATTCGCCGCCCGAACCAGGCTGGTCGCCTCGAGTCCAGTAAGCGGCCTCCCACTCGGAGTTGTTGTAGGTAACGACGTCACCGCCGGTGTAGGTCACCGACGAAGCCCAGTTGGGGGCCTCGCAGTCGGTCGGGTCGGTGCCGCCGTTGTCGTCATCGTCATCGTCGTGGTCACCGAAGACGACGTCGGAGCAGGTGTAGAACGCTTCCGGTGAGTCGGTCCGCTGCCAGATGGAGTAG is a window encoding:
- a CDS encoding CDP-alcohol phosphatidyltransferase family protein, with amino-acid sequence MTTALILPGHLPGTHVQAQIRAAGVDQVRQIDPSTDDPWEAIVDAAITAADNNTGALYIATSDLVASDVTIGAVLADSSRRSGLLLGVDDAAAAPVTVDRGLVTGPGPGPWRSGALAKISLAHLKQLREHWNRDHPEGTDAFERIVATLWAAAIPVTAYRTPGLPHRRATSDAEAATTRETIDAIDLDAWRLDGAVKKDDDIFATYCVSSWSPLLVRAAAKLKLQPTLITWVSILFAAAAAGLYATMADSASPTIWFIVAGTLVYFSFVFDCVDGQLARYTQNFSSFGGWLDMIADRSKEYAIYAGLAAGATATGVDNAWLIALTAMVVQTIRHTIDTWYAVLLDTAVVQQAQRRESETDPATRSAALGSRLGAASNHIMSDRGSLLYWTKRTLVAGVGDRWIVLVVATIAFGPYIALCILLGWQLFALAYTSAWRFLRALAARTAAFARPDIAAHRDDGIAGGFPWSHAPGTYTLLGVATAALAVAMALYDQPYPALATAAIALVLGFGGSRAAHDGYFHWVIPAGLRAIEFGVISTAAFVAEVPYPALFLLLAVIALYFYDLAAGLDKAASPVTDRRWGLGWPQRAALILIPALVDSVWNTSITTWAVMALATYVAVVFIGNAVRGMLAPSL